A section of the Mycolicibacterium anyangense genome encodes:
- a CDS encoding dipeptide ABC transporter ATP-binding protein, giving the protein MTEPLLEVTDLTVRFPTDTDDLQAVRGLSYQVAPREVVAMVGESGSGKSAAAMAVIGLLPDYAEVTGSVRLGGRELLGLDDAEMSKIRGKRIGTVFQDPMSALTPVYTVGDQIAEAIRVHHGDVSKQAARARAVELLELVGIAQPDRRARAFPHELSGGERQRVVIAIAIANDPDLLICDEPTTALDVTVQAQILDVLKTARDVTGAGVLIITHDLGVVAEFADRALVMYAGKAVEVASVDDLYRDRRMPYTAGLLGSVPRLDSPQGSRLVPIPGAPPSLVNLPPGCPFAPRCPLAVDDCRTVEPTLVPVAQGHAAACIRTELVGGRSAAEIYGVSTQPVVADDDAEPEVVVSVRDLSKTYRLTKGVVFRRSIGEVRAVDGISFDLQRGRTVGIVGESGSGKSTTLHEILELRAPQAGTIEVLGENVAELSAARRRELRRDLQVVFQDPVASLDPRLPVFDLLAEPLQANGFDKTRIDARVVELLEIVGLGRGDASRYAQEFSGGQKQRIGIARALALQPKILALDEPVSALDVSIQAGIINLLLDLQQTFDLSYLFVSHDLSVVKVLAHRVAVMYRGAIVEYGDADDIFGNPQHEYTQKLLAAIPQPDPTRR; this is encoded by the coding sequence CCCCTGCTGGAGGTCACCGACCTGACCGTCCGCTTCCCCACCGACACCGACGATCTGCAGGCGGTGCGCGGGCTGAGCTATCAGGTGGCGCCCCGCGAGGTGGTGGCGATGGTCGGCGAATCCGGGTCGGGCAAGTCCGCGGCCGCGATGGCCGTCATCGGCCTGCTGCCGGACTACGCGGAGGTGACCGGCTCGGTCCGCCTCGGCGGCCGGGAACTGCTGGGTCTCGACGACGCCGAGATGTCGAAGATCCGTGGCAAGCGGATCGGCACCGTGTTCCAGGACCCGATGTCCGCGCTCACCCCGGTCTACACCGTGGGCGACCAGATCGCCGAGGCCATCCGTGTGCACCACGGCGATGTGTCCAAGCAGGCGGCCCGCGCCCGTGCGGTGGAGCTTCTGGAGTTGGTGGGCATCGCTCAGCCGGACCGGCGCGCCCGGGCCTTCCCGCACGAACTGTCCGGCGGCGAGCGCCAGCGGGTGGTCATCGCCATTGCGATCGCCAACGATCCCGACCTGCTGATCTGCGACGAGCCCACCACCGCACTCGACGTCACCGTGCAGGCCCAGATCTTGGACGTGCTCAAGACGGCCCGCGACGTCACCGGCGCCGGGGTGCTGATCATCACCCACGATCTGGGGGTGGTGGCCGAGTTCGCCGACCGTGCCCTGGTGATGTACGCCGGTAAGGCAGTCGAGGTGGCTAGCGTTGACGACCTCTACCGCGATCGTCGAATGCCCTATACCGCAGGACTTTTGGGATCGGTTCCCCGGTTGGATTCACCGCAGGGCTCCCGGCTGGTGCCGATACCCGGCGCTCCCCCGTCGTTGGTGAACCTGCCGCCGGGCTGCCCGTTCGCCCCGCGCTGCCCGCTGGCCGTCGACGACTGCCGCACCGTCGAGCCGACGCTGGTGCCCGTCGCACAGGGCCATGCCGCGGCGTGCATCCGCACCGAACTCGTGGGCGGGCGCAGCGCTGCCGAGATCTACGGTGTCTCGACCCAACCGGTGGTGGCCGACGACGACGCCGAGCCCGAGGTCGTGGTCAGCGTCCGGGACCTGTCGAAGACCTACCGGCTGACCAAGGGTGTGGTGTTCCGTCGGTCGATCGGCGAGGTGCGTGCGGTCGACGGGATCAGTTTCGACCTGCAGCGCGGCCGAACCGTCGGCATCGTGGGCGAGTCCGGTTCCGGGAAGTCGACCACGCTGCACGAGATCCTCGAACTGCGCGCACCGCAGGCCGGCACCATCGAGGTGCTCGGCGAGAACGTCGCCGAGTTGAGCGCCGCCCGCCGTCGCGAACTGCGCCGCGATCTGCAGGTGGTGTTCCAGGATCCGGTCGCCTCCCTGGACCCGCGCCTGCCGGTCTTTGATCTGCTCGCAGAACCGTTGCAGGCCAATGGCTTCGACAAGACTCGTATCGACGCCCGGGTAGTCGAGTTGCTGGAGATCGTCGGGCTGGGTCGCGGCGATGCCAGCCGTTATGCCCAGGAGTTCTCCGGTGGGCAGAAGCAGCGGATCGGGATCGCCCGTGCACTGGCGTTGCAGCCCAAGATCCTGGCCCTCGACGAACCGGTGTCGGCGCTGGACGTGTCGATCCAGGCCGGCATCATCAACCTGCTGCTGGATCTGCAGCAGACGTTCGACCTGTCCTATCTGTTCGTCTCCCACGACCTGTCGGTGGTCAAGGTGCTGGCCCACCGGGTGGCGGTGATGTATCGGGGCGCGATCGTCGAATACGGCGACGCCGATGACATCTTCGGCAATCCGCAGCACGAGTACACGCAGAAGCTGCTGGCCGCTATCCCGCAGCCTGATCCGACGCGCCGCTAG